TACTTGTCATCATGGATTCTAATTTTATTGATATTAAATCAATAATGGGCTGGTTTTATAGTTTACAAAACCTATTGCATCTAAACTCAACTCCCCAATACTCAAACACTTTTTGCAGAATGTCCCAGTTGGGCCATTCTGCTTTTGGTACGCCTTTGAGCATGTCTGCCAGTTTTTTATCAAAGCGTTGTTGGGCTTTGTGCTCTTTGGTGCCAGGCGTCAGAAAGTCAATTTTGTTGTACAAAGGTTGCAGCGGGTAGTCGGTGCCGTAGTTAAAGTAGTCTATGTCTTGCTCTAGTAGTTTTACTTTAATTCGCTCTGTGAGTAGCGGGAGTTTTTTGTTGTAGTCGTCGTACTTAAGTAGGGTGACTTTACCCGAGCGCATGTGGATTTTGATGAGGTCTATGTCGTCTAAATCGCCATACAGCTGGGCGGCGCAGCCAACATACACGCGCAAGATGGCGGGCAGTTGGTTTAGGTAGCTTCTTGGCAAAATATAACTATGGCTATCAATGAGTTCGCCTAATTGCAGCTCTGCATAGGCATCATGACAGGCTTGTCCTATTTGGTGTGTGTCAGATACTGAATAGAGTAGTGCTTTGGCTGAATCAATTGCCTGGTTAAAGCTCTCGAAATGGCTTTTTATGTCTCGCATTAATTGGGTTGGTAAGTGGCTTTTGGCCTGGCGTTTACCAAATAAGCTCAGTGCAAAATACACAAGGAGGTCTTGCTTGCGCTTGTCTTTGGCAAGCGTCATGTCTTGTTGGTCGTACTGAGATTGCAATAGCGCAAAGGCTTTATTGTGGCTACCTATAAGTGCGCGTAGTGCATCGCTTTGTTCAAATTCTTCGTTAGCAGGAATGCGGCCATAGTGTAGGCAGTATTGCCAAAACTCTTCAAATAGCGGCTTGTGTTTTTCAAACAGCGATTGCTTTGCTGCGGTGGGTAAACTCTTCGGAGTAGGGCGCTGGGTAATATGCTGCCAGTTAAAGCTTCGAAATTGCAGTTCCGCGTGATGCTGCTCTTCAAGCTCCGGGCATTTGAATACCGCGATGATCCCTTGGCCAAAGGGCGTTGTTTTTACGCGCAAAGTGTCTTCTATAAACTCACGGATCTGCGCTTGGCTGTAGTACTTTTGAAAGGTATTGCGTTTGGTGATCACACCATCCTTAAAAGGCTTAAACTGTTTAAGCACCGAGGAATTGGTCAGCATCACAGACACAACAAGGAGTTTGTTACAGTGCTCAAAGGCTTGGCGCAG
The window above is part of the Pseudoalteromonas rubra genome. Proteins encoded here:
- a CDS encoding DNA phosphorothioation-associated putative methyltransferase, producing MSTSLSFPEYKAQIKALKTGKVLPSAIYLHKSALETALPAPLKDLVFEAIEFLQLDQPWNVLKLFKRDLKFTLLHYPDFDSYAYPALYASTTVDVIAQSVKCTDYTKSANPPILHRKETFVLPSHPGIDTFKAITAEGEAIGLYENTKTIGFKQQCEKLIKRKGYKLDEQGRLQAVQEPKECAQQASKTPKNSIQRHLTAINRDRLSAPFQKLAKFGYLAGDHSILDYGCGLGDDTTELEAHGLNINAWDPVHRPNGNKVRSDIVNLGFVLNVIEDYPERVDTLRQAFEHCNKLLVVSVMLTNSSVLKQFKPFKDGVITKRNTFQKYYSQAQIREFIEDTLRVKTTPFGQGIIAVFKCPELEEQHHAELQFRSFNWQHITQRPTPKSLPTAAKQSLFEKHKPLFEEFWQYCLHYGRIPANEEFEQSDALRALIGSHNKAFALLQSQYDQQDMTLAKDKRKQDLLVYFALSLFGKRQAKSHLPTQLMRDIKSHFESFNQAIDSAKALLYSVSDTHQIGQACHDAYAELQLGELIDSHSYILPRSYLNQLPAILRVYVGCAAQLYGDLDDIDLIKIHMRSGKVTLLKYDDYNKKLPLLTERIKVKLLEQDIDYFNYGTDYPLQPLYNKIDFLTPGTKEHKAQQRFDKKLADMLKGVPKAEWPNWDILQKVFEYWGVEFRCNRFCKL